The Kwoniella mangroviensis CBS 8507 chromosome 1 map unlocalized Ctg02, whole genome shotgun sequence genome window below encodes:
- a CDS encoding 50S ribosomal protein L36, giving the protein MIQTILRRLPTLSNSLAGPSRQSVRQCSSCPPPSSASFTSSLVRPTLLSHIPSITSTPKSTISRVQPLVMQVRGMKVRSSVKRFCDGCSVVRRKGRIYVICSKNPKHKQRQG; this is encoded by the exons atgaTACAGACAATTCTGAGACGACTACCGACTCTATCAAATTCCCTCGCTGGACCATCCAGACAATCCGTACGACAATGTTCCTCATGTCCCCCACCctcatctgcttctttcacctcatcactAGTTAGACCCACCTTGTTATCCCACATACCAAGTATAACATCCACGCCTAAATCGACGATAAGTAGGGTACAGCCTCTAGTGATGCAAGTGAGAGGTATGAAAGTGAGGAGTAGTGTAAAGAGATTCTGTGATGGTTGTTCAGTCgtgaggag gaaaggaagaataTACGTTATCTGTTCGAAGAACCCTAAACATAAACAA CGTCAAGGATAG